From the Cryptomeria japonica chromosome 2, Sugi_1.0, whole genome shotgun sequence genome, one window contains:
- the LOC131051978 gene encoding subtilisin-like protease SBT1.7, translating into MANPSLFSLALFVSLIALTTTVSEEIRKPYIVYMNKSTKPLHFSLHEYWYVSLINEATSGSGSDDESLLLYTYDIVLDGFAAKLSRAEAARLESMESCLAVIPSSVSQMHTTRSPQFLGLGGSHNNFWPQSHYGKDVIVGVIDTGIWPESESFNDRGLGPVPAKWKGVCQSGEMFNSSHCNRKLIGARYFFKGYEAHGHKLSKSEIKSARDSEGHGTHCASTAVGSKVGGASFNGFANGTARGMAPQARLAVYKVLWLNGADASDLTAAIEMAVSDGVDIISMSIGKPEVPFYEDSKAIGAFKAMAKGVLLSLSAGNDGPFNTAIENTSPWMMTVGASSIDRKFPAAVRLGNHEMYRGSSLSQATQVTERLPLLYLSHNKSTRRCQGLDGSMFNGKILLCDNAYRNIYSDSVGVASQKAVSMLKKVSTAAKQVGVAGLIWATEPLSGAQEIIDGNGLPSISVGFAVGKKIKAYINSTSNPTAAIKPSGLTVKGKAVTAPLVVSFSGRGPSREFPHILKPDVIAPGLDILAAVKKGYEFMSGTSMSCPHVSGLAALIRGVHPSWSPAAIKSALMTSAYIRDNKNQPIKDVVTLKAADPFALGAGHVNPAAAMDPGLVYDLAPSDYIHFLCTLNYTDKQIALLMDNHKISCPRSSNLEDAADLNYPSFTLFFNSTRLPKVVVRRRTVTNVGAAGSTYKVQVEEPSGMKVSVEPATLEFTKENQKLNFRVIFQSAVIKAKEEATFGEISWNCVRGGTHVVRSPVVVQWRDI; encoded by the coding sequence ATGGCCAATCCCTCTCTCTTTTCTCTtgctctctttgtctctctcattGCATTAACTACAACCGTGTCTGAGGAGATAAGAAAGCCATATATTGTTTACATGAATAAGTCCACGAAGCCTCTGCATTTTTCACTTCATGAGTACTGGTATGTTTCTCTCATCAATGAGGCAACTTCGGGCTCAGGCTCAGACGATGAAAGCCTGTTGTTATATACATATGATATAGTACTTGATGGATTTGCAGCGAAGCTGAGCAGAGCTGAGGCTGCACGTTTAGAGAGCATGGAAAGTTGCTTGGCCGTAATCCCGTCTTCTGTCAGCCAAATGCATACGACCCGTTCGCCGCAGTTTTTGGGTCTGGGAGGATCGCATAACAATTTTTGGCCGCAGTCTCATTACGGCAAAGATGTGATTGTGGGCGTGATTGACACCGGAATATGGCCTGAGAGTGAGAGCTTCAATGATAGAGGCCTGGGACCGGTGCCCGCAAAATGGAAGGGCGTTTGTCAAAGCGGGGAGATGTTCAATTCCTCTCACTGCAACAGGAAACTTATTGGAGCTCGCTATTTCTTCAAAGGATACGAAGCACACGGCCATAAACTCAGCAAGAGCGAGATAAAATCGGCGAGAGACTCCGAGGGCCATGGAACGCACTGTGCTTCGACTGCTGTGGGGTCGAAAGTGGGAGGAGCGAGTTTCAATGGCTTTGCCAACGGAACGGCCAGAGGGATGGCTCCTCAGGCCAGATTGGCCGTGTATAAGGTCCTCTGGCTTAATGGAGCCGACGCTAGCGACTTAACTGCTGCCATAGAAATGGCCGTTTCAGACGGCGTGGATATTATTTCTATGTCGATTGGAAAACCGGAAGTACCTTTCTACGAGGATTCCAAAGCCATCGGAGCCTTTAAAGCGATGGCCAAGGGCGTGCTTTTATCTTTATCAGCAGGCAACGATGGACCTTTTAACACTGCCATCGAAAACACGTCACCGTGGATGATGACTGTTGGAGCCAGCAGTATTGACAGAAAGTTCCCAGCCGCTGTCAGACTTGGCAATCACGAGATGTACAGAGGTTCCTCTCTTTCTCAAGCGACTCAAGTAACTGAAAGATTGCCTCTGCTGTATTTATCTCACAACAAAAGCACCAGGAGATGCCAAGGTCTCGATGGCAGCATGTTCAACGGTAAAATTTTGCTATGTGATAATGCGTATCGTAATATTTACAGTGATTCCGTAGGAGTCGCTTCCCAGAAGGCAGTCAGCATGCTTAAAAAAGTTTCAACGGCAGCGAAACAAGTTGGGGTCGCTGGTCTTATCTGGGCCACCGAGCCTCTTTCGGGGGCGCAAGAAATAATCGACGGTAATGGTCTGCCCTCTATTAGTGTGGGTTTTGCAGTAGGAAAGAAAATCAAAGCGTACATAAACAGTACAAGTAATCCTACCGCTGCCATAAAGCCATCAGGATTGACAGTCAAAGGAAAGGCAGTAACAGCTCCGCTTGTGGTTTCTTTTTCTGGGAGAGGACCGAGTCGGGAATTTCCACATATACTGAAACCAGATGTGATTGCTCCAGGCCTCGACATATTGGCGGCAGTTAAGAAAGGATATGAGTTTATGTCGGGGACATCCATGTCGTGTCCCCACGTAAGCGGCCTTGCAGCGCTCATACGCGGCGTTCATCCTTCCTGGAGCCCCGCCGCCATTAAATCGGCTCTCATGACGTCTGCTTACATCCGCGACAATAAAAATCAGCCCATCAAAGATGTCGTCACACTGAAAGCAGCCGATCCATTCGCTTTGGGCGCAGGTCATGTAAATCCAGCGGCTGCTATGGATCCGGGGCTTGTCTACGACCTGGCACCTAGTGATTACATCCACTTTCTCTGTACTCTCAACTACACCGACAAACAGATCGCTCTTCTGATGGACAACCACAAAATCTCGTGCCCCAGATCAAGCAATTTGGAAGACGCAGCTGATCTTAATTATCCATCTTTCACTCTTTTCTTCAACTCCACCAGATTGCCCAAAGTTGTCGTGAGAAGGAGAACAGTAACAAACGTGGGTGCCGCTGGTTCTACCTACAAAGTGCAAGTGGAGGAGCCTTCTGGAATGAAAGTAAGTGTTGAGCCAGCGACGTTAGAATTCACAAAGGAGAACCAGAAGCTTAACTTTCGTGTAATATTTCAGAGCGCGGTCAtcaaagcaaaggaggaagcaACGTTTGGTGAAATATCATGGAATTGTGTCCGAGGTGGAACTCATGTTGTTCGTAGCCCGGTTGTTGTACAGTGGCGAGATATATGA